Proteins encoded together in one Camelina sativa cultivar DH55 chromosome 9, Cs, whole genome shotgun sequence window:
- the LOC104710394 gene encoding uncharacterized protein LOC104710394 yields MKQLWVAKEDKKKERIVKGRDLLDVVFSWSVLDVLNSNLYKGKVGKIPKTFPSTVEYLESFVNPLIEETHAALLSSMETLRRAPVFKIREIKPSKDFKPPKDLNYEVTLEVVSDITTNGARKQLEVNDLIAVTYKKPIRIDDLRCSNEPYLLALVWHVDEDFPHLITIMASKPIVYFEDDYTQRTKKGQVVRKHLNLFGVYLINMMTNIRIWTALHPNPGGNLKLISRVLQSNNEVDGETCVICKENSESAVSHQSVRMLRSFKLNSSQEEAILRCLEANGCCHSNNIKLIWGPPGTGKTKTTSVLLLNLLKIRCRTLTCAPTNIAVLEVCSRLVNLVSESLSFYGYGLGDIVLFGNKERMKINDRKDLSDVFLDYRAEELFNCFQAVTGWRANVNLLICLLSDPKEVYKHYLVKEECAKQKNKYCVNETPLSFEEFVQKRFNILRGELQHQFPTLCLHLPTTVLSFRVAEKMYGTNELLRGIKISDIMGNGKEDDTLENDSRKKDCLEMLTSICGSIKLPDFISKIGLKGLCLANAYLLFCTASSSAKLHLSSPIQLLVIDEAAQLKECESAIPLQLPRLKHAILIGDEKQLPAMIQSKIASEADLGRSLFERLVLLGQNKQLLNMQYRMHPSISIFPNREFYDMKILDAPSVRVRSYEKKFLPEKMYGPYSFINVAYGREQFGEGYSSKNIVEVSVVAEIVSKLYSVSRKTGRSISVGVISPYKAQVFAIQERIGEKYNTGGSFTVSVRSVDGFQGGEEDIIIISTVRSNGKGAIGFLSNQQRTNVALTRARYCLWILGNEATLTGNKSVWRQLVDDAKARDCFHDAEDDESLAQCIKRSTTALDDLDKLQNKKLISFENSIWKVWLSYEFLKSLEAIVDSEINKRVMSFLEKLSNGKELQQEVEVECEDLWRQQEIDDGLSLIWAIDIVKKNNHHVQVLKIWQVLQSSDVSRATEHLEKHYRRYTKTKIKRCRYVCSQGDLVIPMKWPVDSSSCTKKDIVSDVSRSFALLSVVEEEETVTPKPIKKQVKMSKVWKIRRKVLLSTSKS; encoded by the exons ATGAAGCAATTGTGGGTAGCAAAGgaagataagaagaaagagagaatcgTCAAAGGGAGAGATCTACTCGATGTTGTCTTTTCGTGGTCTGTTCTTGATGTCTTAAACTCAAATCTTTACAAGGGAAAG GTCGGGAAGATTCCTAAAACATTTCCGTCAACCGTAGAGTATTTGGAGTCATTTGTTAATCCGCTTATTGAAGAGACACATGCTGCTTTGTTGTCAAGTATGGAAACGTTACGCCGTGCACCGGTTTTCAAAATCCGGGAAATCAAACCATCCAAAGATTTTAAACCTCCAAAGGATCTCAATTATGAAGTTACTTTGGAGGTAGTGTCTGATATTACGACTAATGGAGCTCGAAAGCAGCTAGAGGTCAATGATCTTATTGCAGTGACGTATAAGAAGCCTATTCGAATCGATGATTTGAGATGTTCCAATGAGCCTTACTTGCTGGCTCTTGTTTGGCATGTAGATGAAGATTTTCCTCATTTGATAACTATTATGGCTTCAAAACCAATCGTTTATTTCGAGGATGATTACACGCAAAGGACAAAGAAAGGACAAGTTGTGAGGAAACACCTAAACCTCTTTGGGGTTTACTTGATCAACATGATGACGAATATTCGTATTTGGACGGCGTTGCATCCAAATCCAGGAGGAAACTTGAAGCTGATTTCAAGAGTGCTTCAAAGCAACAATGAG GTTGATGGAGAGACTTGTGTTATCTGTAAAGAAAACAGCGAGAGTGCAGTGTCACATCAGTCTGTGCGAATGCTTCGTTCATTCAAACTGAATTCATCTCAGGAAGAAGCGATTTTGCGCTGTCTAGAAGCTAACGGTTGCTGCCATTCCAACAATATCAAACTTATATGGGGACCGCCGGGCACGGGGAAGACGAAAACAACAAGTGTTCTGCTTTTGAACCTTCTGAAAATAAGATGTAGGACATTGACTTGCGCTCcaactaacatagctgttttgGAAGTTTGTTCAAGGCTTGTGAATTTAGTCTCTGAGTCATTAAGCTTTTATGGGTATGGTCTTGGAGATATCGTGTTGTTCGGTAATAAAGAAAGGATGAAAATCAATGATCGGAAAGATTTGTCTGATGTCTTCCTTGACTACCGAGCGGAAGagctttttaattgttttcagGCTGTGACTGGATGGAGAGCTAATGTAAACCTCTTGATATGTTTGCTCAGTGATCCGAAAGAAGTGTATAAGCACTACTTGGTCAAAGAGGAATGTgctaagcaaaaaaacaaatattgcgTAAATGAAACACCTCTGTCTTTTGAGGAATTTGTACAGAAGAGGTTTAACATACTAAGAGGTGAGCTGCAGCATCAGTTTCCAACTTTGTGTCTGCATTTACCAACTACCGTGCTCTCCTTTCGAGTGGCTGAGAAAATGTATGGGACTAACGAGCTCCTCCGTGGTATCAAGATTTCGGATATCATGGGAAATGGTAAAGAAGATGACACATTGGAGAATgattcaagaaagaaagattgtCTTGAGATGTTGACATCGATTTGTGGAAGTATCAAACTTCCGGATTTCATATCAAAGATCGGACTTAAAGGACTCTGCTTAGCAAACGCATATCTGCTTTTCTGCACAGCATCAAGTTCTGCTAAGTTACACTTGAGTAGTCCAATACAACTTCTTGTGATCGACGAAGCGGCTCAGTTAAAAGAATGTGAATCGGCGATTCCTTTGCAGCTTCCTAGACTTAAACATGCAATTTTGATCGGTGATGAGAAGCAGTTGCCTGCAATGATCCAAAGCAAG ATTGCTTCAGAAGCTGATCTTGGTAGGAGTTTATTTGAAAGATTGGTGTTGTTGGGGCAAAATAAACAGTTGCTGAACATGCAATACCGGATGCATCCTTCGATTAGTATTTTCCCTAACCGAGAGTTTTACGATATGAAGATTTTGGATGCTCCTTCTGTGAGAGTGAGAAGTTATGAGAAAAAGTTTCTTCCTGAGAAAATGTATGGACCTTACTCTTTCATCAACGTAGCTTATGGAAGAGAACAGTTTGGAGAAGGTTACAGTTCGAAAAACATAGTGGAAGTCTCTGTTGTGGCTGAGATAGTCTCAAAGCTTTACTCag TATCAAGAAAGACGGGAAGATCGATCAGCGTAGGTGTGATTTCACCTTACAAGGCTCAAGTGTTTGCAATCCAAGAAAGGATAGGTGAAAAGTATAATACTGGAGGGTCATTCACAGTGAGTGTTAGGTCCGTAGATGGGTTTCAAGGTGGTGAAGAAGATATTATAATAATCTCAACTGTTAGGTCTAATGGTAAAGGAGCAATTGGTTTTTTATCTAACCAACAAAGAACTAATGTAGCACTGACACGGGCTAG ATATTGCTTATGGATTCTTGGAAACGAAGCGACTTTAACGGGAAATAAATCAGTGTGGAGGCAGTTAGTAGATGATGCGAAAGCAAGAGATTGCTTTCATGATGCAGAAGATGATGAGTCATTAGCTCAGTGTATTAAAAGATCAACTACAGCACTTGATGATCTTGATAAGCTTCAAAACAAGAAGCTTATTTCATTCGAGAATTCGATATGGAAG GTTTGGCTTAGCTATGAGTTCTTGAAATCTCTTGAAGCGATCGTAGACTctgaaattaacaaaagagttaTGAGCTTTTTGGAGAAGTTATCTAATGGGAAGGAGCTTCAACAAGAGGTTGAGGTAGAGTGTGAGGATCTGTGGAGGCAACAGGAGATTGATGATGGACTAAGCCTCATTTGGGCAATAGACATTGTCAAGAAAAACAATCACCATGTCCAAGTTTTGAAGATCTGGCAGGTTCTGCAATCTTCTGATGTTTCTCGTGCCACAGAACATCTAGAGAAACATTACAGGAGATATACGAAAACCAAGATTAAACGGTGCAGATACGTATGCTCTCAAGG AGATTTAGTTATACCAATGAAATGGCCGGTCGATTCCAGTTCTTGCACGAAAAAAGATATCGTAAGCGATGTTTCAAGATCGTTTGCATTGCTGAGTgttgtggaggaggaggaaactgTGACTCCCAAACCAATTAA GAAACAAGTGAAGATGAGTAAAGTGTGGAAAATTAGAAGAAAGGTTCTACTTTCAACATCTAAATCCTAA